In Silvanigrella paludirubra, one DNA window encodes the following:
- a CDS encoding PilZ domain-containing protein, whose protein sequence is MPVVKNLNNLNQENKATKIHLLLLEEHSFVASLEASSLTKAGFQVTLANSLDEMNKSLIHEKIDIVIMDYFFQRGKAVKEIKNAKLKSLNKNVRFVISSVQNTQEVKDISNTYHGDLFLVKPIARQSMIQELKKLAKQDFRKSVRTKCNIPFTIFFKNNIFQTFAIDISSEGSHLLDKENKLNAYVGMELNIEFMLPKTPELIKAKGIIVRITEEGFGLKFNNISKSDKHKIEDYISKNSLEVKSIHYYL, encoded by the coding sequence ATGCCAGTTGTGAAAAATCTCAACAACCTGAATCAGGAAAACAAAGCCACAAAAATCCATCTTCTTTTATTAGAAGAACATTCATTTGTTGCCAGTTTAGAAGCATCTTCTTTAACAAAAGCGGGTTTTCAAGTAACGCTAGCAAATAGTTTAGATGAAATGAATAAATCTTTAATTCATGAAAAAATAGATATTGTGATTATGGATTATTTTTTTCAAAGAGGAAAAGCAGTCAAAGAAATCAAAAATGCGAAATTAAAAAGTTTAAATAAAAATGTTCGTTTTGTTATTTCAAGTGTTCAAAATACTCAAGAAGTAAAAGATATTTCAAACACCTATCACGGAGATCTTTTTTTAGTAAAGCCAATAGCCAGACAATCTATGATTCAAGAATTGAAAAAACTAGCAAAACAAGATTTCAGAAAAAGCGTTAGAACAAAGTGTAATATTCCCTTTACAATTTTTTTTAAAAACAATATATTTCAAACTTTTGCTATTGATATTTCAAGTGAAGGCTCGCATTTATTAGATAAAGAAAACAAATTAAATGCTTACGTAGGAATGGAACTTAACATCGAATTTATGCTTCCCAAAACTCCTGAACTTATTAAAGCAAAAGGAATTATTGTTAGAATTACCGAAGAAGGATTTGGCCTAAAATTTAACAATATTTCTAAGTCAGATAAACATAAAATTGAAGACTATATTTCAAAAAACAGTCTAGAAGTTAAATCTATTCATTATTATTTATAG
- a CDS encoding HAD family hydrolase codes for MYWPEISMEDINQLDIIFSDSNQNKCLKTNGYSGFVFFDIGSVLLDLDWDAYICEFEKLLPENSFKNHKETYSLLKEEAVLENWCTGKMGAYDYAISFIRALKKSAKIEDKNFSLSIHDIKRADSLVVGAVRQNVVELAKKLRRNNFGIGVLSNATTWHEVMIEKRVPVRELFDVTIFSQDIGYEKPNPKIYELAFLEAQSFILSKFNGTLNTNDIYFIDDTPLNVIAARNAGWNAGLVNLINEETLNHVKSNKMSNEELKVASRKREHLIFGFEASQRVEKIFGNLIKI; via the coding sequence ATGTATTGGCCTGAAATTTCAATGGAAGATATCAATCAATTAGATATCATTTTTAGTGATTCAAATCAAAATAAATGTTTAAAAACAAATGGTTACTCTGGTTTTGTGTTTTTTGATATTGGCAGTGTTTTATTGGATTTAGATTGGGACGCCTATATCTGTGAATTTGAAAAGTTATTACCAGAAAATAGCTTTAAAAATCATAAAGAAACCTATTCTCTTCTAAAAGAAGAAGCTGTTCTTGAAAATTGGTGTACAGGAAAAATGGGCGCATATGACTATGCTATTTCCTTTATAAGGGCATTAAAAAAATCAGCAAAAATAGAAGATAAAAATTTTTCTTTGTCTATTCATGATATTAAAAGGGCTGATAGCTTAGTTGTCGGGGCGGTAAGACAAAATGTAGTAGAATTAGCAAAAAAATTACGCAGAAATAATTTTGGAATTGGTGTGCTTAGTAATGCAACAACTTGGCATGAAGTGATGATTGAAAAAAGGGTTCCTGTTCGTGAGCTTTTTGATGTTACCATATTTAGCCAAGATATTGGGTACGAAAAACCAAATCCAAAAATTTATGAACTAGCATTTTTAGAAGCACAAAGTTTTATTTTAAGTAAATTTAATGGTACTTTAAATACAAATGATATTTATTTTATAGATGATACTCCTTTAAATGTAATTGCGGCAAGAAATGCGGGATGGAATGCGGGTCTTGTGAATTTAATAAATGAAGAAACATTGAATCATGTAAAGTCAAATAAGATGAGTAATGAGGAATTAAAAGTTGCCTCTCGTAAAAGAGAACATCTTATATTTGGATTTGAAGCGTCTCAAAGAGTTGAAAAAATCTTTGGAAATCTTATAAAAATATGA
- a CDS encoding substrate-binding periplasmic protein: MKRITLILFFLLILKINTFKAFGNSNEINCNKKFKISLYDFGLFYSKETNSGIDKDIALELEKRSKCSFDFITNSPRIQALKLLETGDIDISMSSIETPERDEYAYFYHYQQSKNYIIIRKNIHAKNWDDFISDPNLKFGIVKGYRHGVSDEKIIYLKKQNRVIEYLDPFKLYKALKKNEIQAVLGLVPVYKFYLMKEKGLENLVKEFDWNPNEKAVKNGIMMSKKVFTKEESEKWGNILQNMVHDGTIYKIFRKYLNENESNEMLLK; the protein is encoded by the coding sequence ATGAAAAGAATTACTTTAATTTTATTTTTTCTATTAATTTTAAAAATAAACACATTTAAAGCTTTTGGAAATTCAAATGAAATAAATTGCAATAAAAAATTTAAAATATCTTTGTATGATTTTGGATTATTTTATTCAAAGGAAACAAATTCTGGTATAGATAAAGATATTGCATTAGAACTTGAAAAAAGAAGTAAATGTTCTTTTGATTTCATAACAAATTCTCCAAGAATACAAGCTTTAAAACTTTTGGAGACTGGAGATATTGATATAAGCATGTCCTCTATTGAAACCCCAGAAAGAGATGAATATGCTTATTTTTATCACTATCAACAATCAAAAAATTATATTATTATTCGTAAAAATATTCATGCTAAAAATTGGGATGATTTTATTTCAGATCCAAATTTAAAATTTGGAATTGTGAAAGGTTACCGACATGGTGTATCCGATGAAAAAATCATTTATTTAAAAAAACAAAATAGAGTAATAGAATATTTAGACCCTTTCAAACTATATAAAGCATTAAAAAAGAATGAAATACAAGCCGTTTTAGGGCTGGTTCCTGTCTATAAATTCTATCTAATGAAAGAAAAAGGGCTAGAGAATTTGGTTAAAGAATTTGACTGGAATCCAAACGAAAAAGCAGTTAAAAATGGAATCATGATGTCAAAAAAAGTCTTTACAAAAGAAGAATCTGAAAAATGGGGAAATATTTTACAAAATATGGTTCATGATGGAACTATATACAAAATTTTTAGAAAATATTTAAATGAAAATGAATCAAACGAAATGTTACTAAAATAA
- the murI gene encoding glutamate racemase, producing the protein MKNNILPNIAFFDSSQGGLTVWENVLKRFPDLNTQYLGDNARCPYGNKSQDTITRYASEAALYLASRNAELLVIACGTASSVAAKQLQQLFKLPIIGIVEGFCLFVSDILFDKTRTVAVLGTNFTVKSKRFNEELSLHGVEKVWARACPLFVPLVEEGISQGPMVDAACDMYLWDIPEDTKVVMLACTHYPRLASSIAQSIERRLGKSVIYKTIDGDWVLKVGTKNTEDPIYLVESSLPIVNYVTEFLSNSNLKDHLCHGEKHVLCTDSPEQFESIARFFTSISLPKVQAVEIQT; encoded by the coding sequence ATGAAAAATAATATACTCCCAAATATTGCTTTTTTTGATTCAAGCCAAGGGGGGTTAACTGTTTGGGAAAATGTTTTAAAACGATTTCCCGATTTAAATACCCAGTATCTTGGTGATAATGCACGATGCCCGTATGGCAATAAAAGCCAAGATACCATTACAAGATACGCTTCTGAAGCGGCCTTATACTTAGCTAGCCGAAATGCTGAATTATTGGTTATAGCCTGTGGAACCGCTTCAAGTGTGGCCGCAAAACAATTACAACAACTTTTTAAATTACCAATTATAGGTATTGTAGAAGGTTTTTGTCTTTTTGTTTCTGATATTTTATTTGATAAAACAAGAACTGTAGCTGTTTTGGGAACTAATTTTACGGTTAAAAGTAAACGGTTTAATGAAGAACTTTCCCTTCATGGTGTTGAAAAGGTTTGGGCAAGAGCTTGTCCTCTTTTTGTTCCTTTGGTTGAAGAGGGTATTTCTCAAGGTCCTATGGTAGATGCGGCTTGTGATATGTATTTATGGGACATTCCAGAAGATACAAAAGTAGTTATGTTAGCTTGTACACATTATCCGCGTCTTGCCTCCTCTATTGCTCAATCTATTGAAAGAAGGCTTGGAAAATCTGTAATTTATAAAACGATTGATGGTGATTGGGTCTTAAAAGTTGGTACCAAAAATACAGAGGACCCCATTTATTTGGTAGAATCTTCTTTGCCAATCGTAAATTATGTTACTGAATTTTTATCGAATTCAAACTTAAAAGATCATCTTTGTCATGGGGAAAAACATGTTCTTTGTACAGACTCCCCAGAGCAATTTGAAAGCATCGCCAGGTTTTTTACATCCATTTCGCTTCCTAAAGTACAAGCCGTAGAAATTCAAACTTAA